The Thermus hydrothermalis genome window below encodes:
- a CDS encoding carbohydrate ABC transporter permease, translated as MKGPWALLLLPTLIFLAAFTYLPFAVAAKEGIPALPKLLAPENLNALRVTALYTLLTVPLSVALGLLAAVAVEGDGRLRLLARLLIFHPVILPTVAFAAVFLYLLNPLGPLRNLLQALGLQNPLGEPLSAFLSVALVGILKDAGLYMLYYLAGLQAIPRELLEAARVDGAGRVATFLRISLPLLSPTTFFVGVMAVLGALRNVDHIFVLTKGGPMGATDHLLYRIYTLGFEYFDFSQAGALSLVLLTALTLLALTALPRLERGVHYDA; from the coding sequence ATGAAGGGACCCTGGGCTTTGCTCCTCCTCCCCACCCTCATCTTTCTGGCAGCCTTTACTTACCTCCCCTTTGCGGTGGCGGCTAAGGAGGGCATTCCCGCACTCCCTAAGCTGCTTGCCCCGGAGAACCTCAACGCCCTCAGGGTTACCGCCCTTTACACGCTCCTCACGGTACCCTTGTCCGTAGCCTTGGGCCTGTTGGCCGCCGTGGCGGTGGAGGGGGACGGCCGGCTAAGGCTGCTTGCCCGGCTTCTTATCTTTCACCCCGTCATCCTGCCCACGGTGGCCTTTGCCGCTGTCTTCCTCTACCTGCTCAACCCCTTGGGTCCCCTTCGCAACCTCCTCCAGGCACTAGGGCTACAAAACCCCTTAGGGGAACCCCTTAGCGCCTTCTTGAGCGTGGCCCTGGTGGGCATCCTGAAGGATGCGGGCCTGTACATGCTCTACTACCTGGCTGGGCTCCAGGCAATTCCCAGGGAGCTCCTCGAGGCCGCCCGGGTTGACGGGGCCGGGCGGGTCGCCACCTTCTTGCGGATTTCCCTGCCCCTGCTCTCCCCCACCACCTTTTTCGTGGGGGTAATGGCCGTGCTGGGGGCCCTGAGGAACGTGGACCACATCTTCGTGCTCACGAAAGGGGGCCCTATGGGCGCCACGGACCATCTTCTTTACCGCATTTACACCCTAGGATTTGAGTACTTTGACTTTTCCCAAGCGGGGGCCCTGAGCCTTGTCCTGCTCACTGCTCTCACCCTCCTCGCCCTCACCGCTCTACCCCGCTTGGAGCGAGGTGTACACTATGACGCTTAG
- a CDS encoding ABC transporter substrate-binding protein — MKGTILLALSALLFGGAWAQTLTLYTSEVLADVNALVEAFRARNPGVQVRIFRSGTGEVVAKVRTELETGNPQADILWFANEAFLKELAERRLLRRVPPSVPGYPVQYAPGGGLYHEVRLLYNVIAVNTQRLTTLPQSWRDLLKPAYRGLIAMPDPNFSGAALATVGTLTSRFGQRFWENLREQGLGIEQSNPVLQQKLARGEYALAITTDFGVRQEAAKGAPLVAIYPRDGAILVPTPLAIPIWSRNPQLAERFLRFLLSPEAQAIFAERGYYPVMPQAPKPKGAPERVATIRAQFADQETLERFNTLFGLRR, encoded by the coding sequence ATGAAGGGGACCATACTCCTTGCCCTCTCGGCCCTCCTCTTTGGAGGCGCTTGGGCGCAAACCCTCACCCTCTACACCTCGGAGGTCCTGGCGGACGTCAACGCCCTGGTGGAAGCCTTCCGGGCCCGGAACCCTGGGGTCCAGGTGCGCATCTTCCGCTCAGGAACAGGCGAAGTGGTGGCCAAGGTGCGAACGGAGTTAGAGACGGGCAACCCTCAAGCGGACATCCTATGGTTTGCCAACGAGGCGTTCCTCAAGGAGCTGGCCGAGCGGAGGTTGTTGCGCCGGGTGCCTCCCTCGGTCCCGGGGTACCCGGTGCAGTACGCTCCTGGAGGTGGGCTCTACCACGAGGTACGCCTCCTCTACAACGTCATCGCTGTTAACACCCAACGCCTGACCACTCTCCCCCAAAGTTGGCGGGACCTCCTAAAACCCGCATACCGGGGCCTTATCGCCATGCCCGACCCTAATTTCTCAGGGGCTGCCCTAGCCACGGTGGGGACCCTCACCTCACGGTTCGGGCAACGCTTCTGGGAGAACCTGCGGGAGCAGGGTCTGGGCATTGAACAGTCCAACCCCGTTCTCCAGCAAAAGCTTGCCCGGGGAGAGTACGCTCTGGCCATCACCACAGACTTTGGGGTACGGCAAGAGGCGGCCAAGGGAGCTCCCCTGGTGGCCATCTACCCCCGGGATGGGGCCATCCTGGTGCCCACGCCCCTGGCCATCCCCATCTGGAGCCGCAACCCACAACTCGCCGAGCGCTTCCTACGCTTCCTCCTGTCGCCCGAAGCTCAGGCCATCTTCGCCGAAAGGGGCTACTACCCGGTCATGCCCCAAGCCCCCAAGCCTAAGGGTGCCCCGGAAAGGGTCGCGACCATTCGGGCTCAATTTGCCGACCAGGAAACCTTAGAGAGGTTCAACACCCTCTTCGGCCTCAGGAGGTAA
- a CDS encoding YncE family protein: MRGRKVAFAAVLALGLALAQGEHAHGEGLFRRLAVADGKEPLVRVMSEDGKELGRFTVPSPARLYPLPGGQYVLAVHRDAGAVSFLFGGFRLEDHGDHRDVKEENPYVAATLRTGPKPTHIFANEDTLAVFHDGDGTLALFDLRRLGLDFTPGLIATGRADHGAVALLGEAVLVGGLESGRVEVYTREGRRVLPLPQTCPRLHGEAVLGEVAAFGCLDGVLLVERRGQGFMGRKVANPPGSPEGARVGTLVAHPRAGVFVGNFGQGLAFLKPGEGRMEVLPLPARPLRFGFGPEGEALYVLTADGQFHKVDPVARRVVGSLEATSPLDTAPGLALGHGVAYLADPVRGEVVRVDLEEWKVAARLKVGGMPLGLALFEVEGVKH, from the coding sequence ATGCGAGGGAGAAAGGTTGCGTTTGCCGCGGTTTTGGCCTTAGGTCTTGCCCTGGCCCAAGGGGAACACGCTCACGGCGAAGGGCTTTTCCGCCGCCTGGCGGTGGCGGACGGGAAGGAGCCCCTGGTGCGGGTTATGAGCGAGGATGGGAAGGAGCTTGGCCGCTTCACCGTGCCTTCCCCCGCCCGCCTCTATCCCCTTCCGGGCGGGCAGTACGTCCTGGCGGTCCACCGGGATGCCGGGGCGGTGAGCTTTCTCTTCGGGGGTTTCCGCCTCGAGGACCACGGCGACCATCGGGATGTGAAGGAGGAGAACCCCTACGTGGCCGCCACCCTGCGCACGGGGCCTAAACCCACCCACATCTTCGCCAACGAGGATACCCTGGCGGTCTTCCACGATGGGGACGGCACCTTGGCCCTCTTTGACCTGAGGCGCTTGGGCCTGGACTTCACTCCCGGGCTCATCGCCACCGGTAGGGCGGACCACGGCGCGGTGGCCCTCCTGGGCGAGGCGGTCCTGGTGGGGGGGTTGGAGAGCGGTAGGGTGGAGGTTTACACCCGGGAAGGGAGGCGGGTTCTCCCCCTGCCCCAGACCTGCCCCCGGCTCCACGGGGAGGCCGTGCTAGGGGAGGTGGCCGCCTTCGGGTGTCTGGATGGGGTGCTCCTGGTGGAGCGGCGAGGCCAGGGGTTTATGGGGCGCAAGGTGGCGAACCCTCCCGGAAGCCCCGAAGGGGCCCGGGTGGGTACCCTGGTGGCCCATCCCAGGGCGGGGGTCTTCGTGGGGAACTTCGGCCAGGGCCTCGCCTTCTTGAAGCCCGGGGAGGGGCGGATGGAGGTCCTGCCCTTGCCCGCCCGCCCCTTGCGCTTTGGCTTCGGACCGGAAGGGGAGGCCCTCTACGTCCTCACCGCCGACGGGCAGTTCCACAAGGTGGACCCGGTGGCGCGCCGGGTGGTGGGGAGCCTCGAGGCCACCTCCCCCCTGGACACCGCCCCGGGGCTTGCCCTGGGCCACGGGGTGGCCTACCTGGCCGACCCCGTTCGGGGCGAGGTGGTGCGGGTGGACCTGGAGGAGTGGAAGGTGGCGGCCCGCCTAAAGGTGGGGGGCATGCCTCTGGGCTTGGCCCTCTTTGAGGTGGAGGGGGTGAAGCACTAG
- a CDS encoding alkaline phosphatase: MKRRDLLKGGLMAGALALMPRGRAQGAPQNAPSLGRRYRNLIVFVYDGFSWEDYAVAQAYARRRQGRVLALERLLARYPNGLVNTYSLTSYVTESSAAANAMSCGVKTVNGGLAIHADGTPLKPFFAAAKEAGKAVGLVTTTTVTHATPAGFVVSNPDRNAEERIAEQYLAFGAEVYLGGGDRFFNPERRQDKKDLYAAFAQAGYGVVKTPEELARTNASKLLGVFSDSHVPYEVDRRFQGVRVPSLKEMVQAALPRLASYRNGFVLQVEAGRIDHANHLNDAAATLWDVLAADETLELLTAFVDRNPDTLLLLVSDHATGVGALYGAGRSYLESSTGIDLLEAQKASFEHMRRQLGNNPDAAQVKEAYRSMKGVALTDEEAERVVRAIRERVYWPEGVRQGVQPDNTMAWAMVQRNAAKPDRPNIGYSSGQHTASPVVLALYGQGLRFLNLGLVDNTHVFRLMGEALGIRYQNPVMSEEEALEALKARPQSVRHPEDVWA; the protein is encoded by the coding sequence GTGAAAAGGCGTGACCTTTTAAAAGGCGGCCTCATGGCGGGGGCCCTGGCCCTTATGCCCAGGGGAAGGGCCCAGGGGGCTCCCCAGAACGCTCCTTCCCTAGGGCGGCGGTACCGGAACCTCATCGTCTTCGTCTACGATGGCTTTTCCTGGGAGGACTACGCCGTGGCCCAGGCCTACGCCAGAAGGCGCCAGGGGCGGGTCCTCGCCCTGGAAAGGCTTCTTGCCCGCTACCCTAACGGCTTGGTGAACACCTATAGCCTCACCAGTTACGTCACCGAGTCCAGCGCCGCGGCCAACGCCATGTCCTGCGGGGTGAAGACCGTAAACGGGGGCCTGGCCATCCATGCGGATGGCACGCCCCTCAAGCCCTTCTTCGCCGCCGCCAAGGAGGCGGGGAAGGCGGTGGGCCTGGTCACCACCACCACCGTCACCCACGCCACACCCGCAGGGTTTGTGGTGTCCAACCCCGACCGCAACGCCGAGGAGCGGATTGCCGAGCAGTACTTGGCGTTTGGGGCCGAGGTTTACCTGGGCGGTGGGGACCGGTTCTTCAACCCGGAAAGGCGACAGGACAAAAAGGACCTCTACGCCGCCTTCGCCCAGGCGGGTTACGGGGTGGTGAAGACCCCGGAGGAGCTCGCCCGCACCAACGCCAGCAAGCTTCTTGGGGTCTTTTCCGATAGCCACGTCCCTTACGAGGTGGACCGGCGCTTCCAGGGGGTGCGGGTGCCGAGCCTAAAGGAGATGGTCCAGGCGGCCTTGCCCCGCTTGGCCTCCTATCGCAACGGCTTCGTCCTCCAGGTGGAGGCGGGCCGGATTGACCACGCCAACCATCTGAACGATGCCGCGGCTACCCTCTGGGATGTCCTTGCCGCCGATGAAACGCTAGAGCTTCTCACCGCCTTCGTGGACCGCAACCCCGACACCCTCCTCCTCTTGGTTTCCGACCACGCCACCGGGGTCGGGGCGCTTTACGGGGCGGGGCGGAGCTATTTGGAGAGCTCCACCGGGATTGACCTCCTCGAGGCACAAAAGGCGAGCTTTGAGCACATGCGTCGCCAGCTTGGCAACAACCCCGACGCCGCCCAGGTGAAGGAAGCCTACCGGTCCATGAAGGGCGTGGCCCTCACGGACGAGGAGGCGGAACGGGTGGTGCGGGCCATCCGCGAACGGGTCTACTGGCCGGAGGGCGTGCGCCAAGGGGTGCAGCCGGACAACACCATGGCTTGGGCCATGGTTCAGCGCAACGCAGCTAAGCCTGACCGGCCCAACATCGGCTATAGCTCTGGGCAGCACACGGCAAGCCCCGTGGTTCTCGCCCTCTACGGGCAGGGCCTCCGCTTCTTGAACCTGGGGCTTGTGGACAACACCCACGTTTTCCGCCTCATGGGGGAGGCCCTGGGCATCCGCTACCAGAACCCGGTGATGAGCGAGGAAGAGGCCTTGGAGGCGCTTAAGGCGCGGCCCCAAAGCGTGCGTCACCCTGAGGACGTTTGGGCCTAG
- a CDS encoding FecCD family ABC transporter permease → MTRGLPLGRFRRYRLVLLGLVLLLALALLLGAALGAYPIPPFSIPGILLKGEGVEYQVLTALRLPRVLGSALVGALLALSGAVLQGLFRNPLVDPGLIGVSSGAALGAAIFIVVLPGAGALEVYALPLFAFLGGLLATHLLWRLAQTPWGVQVSVLLLSGIALNALVGAGIGLLTFVASEQELRSLTFWTLGGFSAITWHLLLAGLPFGLLAFLLLLHLARPLNALVLGEREAFHLGVDLEALKRRAVAGAALGVGVAVALAGGVGFLGLVAPHLFRLLAGPDHRYLLPGAALLGAVLAVTADLLARTLAAPAEIPVGVVTACLGGPFFLYLVLRYKREVFRA, encoded by the coding sequence GTGACCCGTGGCCTGCCGCTTGGCCGCTTCCGTCGCTACCGGCTGGTACTGCTAGGGTTGGTGCTCCTCCTTGCCCTGGCCCTCTTGCTGGGGGCGGCCCTTGGGGCCTATCCCATTCCGCCCTTCTCCATTCCCGGCATCTTGCTCAAGGGCGAAGGGGTGGAGTACCAAGTCCTTACCGCCCTTCGCTTGCCCCGGGTCTTGGGGTCGGCTCTGGTGGGTGCCCTTCTTGCCCTGTCGGGGGCGGTGCTGCAAGGGCTTTTCCGTAACCCTCTAGTGGATCCGGGCCTCATCGGCGTGTCCTCCGGGGCCGCCTTGGGCGCTGCCATCTTCATCGTCGTGTTGCCCGGGGCGGGCGCCTTGGAGGTATACGCCCTACCCCTCTTTGCCTTCCTTGGGGGGCTTCTCGCCACCCACTTACTTTGGCGCTTAGCCCAAACGCCCTGGGGCGTCCAGGTATCGGTGCTTCTCCTTTCTGGGATTGCGCTAAACGCCCTGGTGGGGGCGGGCATCGGCCTTCTCACCTTTGTGGCCAGCGAGCAGGAGCTTCGTAGCCTCACCTTTTGGACCCTGGGGGGCTTTTCTGCCATTACCTGGCACCTCCTTCTGGCGGGGCTTCCCTTTGGCCTTCTCGCCTTCCTTCTCCTCCTGCACTTGGCCCGTCCTCTGAATGCTTTGGTTCTGGGGGAGCGGGAGGCGTTTCACCTTGGGGTGGACCTCGAGGCCCTCAAACGGCGGGCAGTGGCCGGGGCAGCTTTGGGGGTGGGGGTGGCCGTGGCCTTGGCCGGGGGCGTGGGGTTCTTGGGGCTCGTGGCGCCTCATCTTTTCCGCCTCCTGGCGGGGCCCGACCACCGCTACCTGCTCCCGGGGGCGGCCCTGTTGGGAGCGGTCTTGGCGGTAACCGCCGATCTCCTGGCCCGGACCTTGGCTGCCCCGGCGGAGATCCCCGTGGGCGTGGTCACGGCCTGTCTAGGAGGTCCCTTTTTCCTCTATCTGGTCCTGCGGTACAAGCGGGAGGTGTTCCGTGCTTGA
- a CDS encoding carbohydrate ABC transporter permease yields the protein MHPKVFLRRVRRISWEGARQLPALLFALPYALIAGYTLLAAFTPTADLNRGELGRFTLENLKLAWSSADFPRLYLNTLAFTLGLLLVQVLTVTTAGFALAHLKGRGNNTLFYLILLQLFLPASALILPNFILVQRLGLADTLTALALPYVASATGAFLLRQGFLQIPKELVEAAYVDGATPWQVLWRVLLPLVRPQLAAFALVSLVYHWNEFLWPLVVIQSPEKRVLSLGFASFARSAESGMEWGLIAAGALLVALPMVTAFLLFQRSFVEAFARSGLKG from the coding sequence GTGCATCCTAAGGTCTTCCTCCGCCGCGTGCGGCGTATTTCTTGGGAGGGTGCCCGCCAGCTACCCGCCCTCCTCTTCGCCTTGCCCTACGCCCTTATCGCAGGGTATACCCTCCTCGCCGCCTTCACCCCTACCGCAGACCTCAACCGCGGGGAGCTAGGCAGGTTCACCTTGGAAAACCTCAAGCTTGCGTGGAGTTCCGCCGACTTCCCTCGGCTTTACCTCAACACCCTGGCCTTCACCCTTGGCCTCCTTCTAGTGCAAGTCTTGACCGTGACCACCGCCGGTTTTGCCCTTGCTCATCTAAAGGGACGGGGGAATAACACCCTCTTCTACCTGATCCTCCTCCAACTTTTCCTCCCGGCCTCCGCGCTTATCCTGCCCAACTTCATCCTCGTTCAAAGGCTCGGCCTAGCCGATACCCTAACCGCCCTGGCCCTACCCTATGTCGCCTCGGCCACGGGCGCCTTCCTGCTGCGCCAGGGCTTTCTGCAAATACCCAAGGAACTCGTGGAGGCCGCTTACGTGGATGGGGCCACGCCCTGGCAGGTCCTCTGGCGGGTTCTCCTGCCCCTAGTTCGCCCCCAGCTCGCTGCCTTTGCCTTGGTCAGCCTGGTCTATCACTGGAACGAGTTCCTGTGGCCCCTTGTGGTCATCCAAAGCCCCGAAAAGCGCGTGCTCTCTTTGGGCTTTGCCAGCTTCGCCCGTTCCGCTGAGAGCGGGATGGAGTGGGGCCTGATCGCTGCGGGAGCCTTACTGGTGGCCCTACCCATGGTCACCGCCTTTCTGCTCTTCCAGCGAAGCTTCGTGGAAGCCTTTGCCCGGAGTGGGCTAAAAGGCTAG
- a CDS encoding DUF3386 family protein: MVESLPVWALLKRARERIYTLPETFPGFSASVAFYFKGLWYFGRVKVEGFRPEVELPEGMGPLAERELASLLGHRRPVPFEEGEGRYAMRLVEEGPLGTAIALNDPFRSRIWVRHGRIEVIERSLAEGSFRIHLEAWQEVGEKLLPKRFFLVHRDPKGRLIKVERFRDTYASFQGLWLPVEREVVVEATDMETIVLRLEDVEVYA, from the coding sequence GTGGTTGAGAGCCTTCCCGTCTGGGCCCTCCTAAAACGGGCAAGGGAACGAATATACACCTTGCCCGAGACTTTCCCCGGCTTTTCCGCAAGCGTTGCTTTCTACTTCAAGGGCCTCTGGTACTTCGGGCGGGTGAAGGTGGAGGGCTTCCGCCCGGAAGTGGAACTGCCCGAGGGTATGGGCCCCCTTGCGGAGCGGGAACTGGCCTCCTTGTTGGGCCACCGTCGGCCTGTGCCCTTTGAGGAGGGGGAAGGGCGCTACGCCATGCGCTTGGTGGAAGAGGGCCCCTTGGGTACCGCCATCGCCTTGAATGACCCTTTCCGTTCTCGCATCTGGGTGCGCCATGGCCGCATAGAGGTCATTGAGCGCAGCCTGGCGGAGGGTTCCTTCCGCATTCACCTCGAGGCCTGGCAGGAGGTGGGGGAGAAGCTGTTGCCCAAACGCTTCTTTTTGGTCCACCGGGACCCCAAGGGGCGGCTGATCAAGGTGGAACGCTTCCGGGATACCTATGCCTCTTTCCAAGGGTTGTGGCTTCCCGTGGAGCGGGAGGTGGTGGTGGAGGCGACGGATATGGAAACGATAGTCCTGCGCCTAGAGGACGTGGAGGTGTACGCATGA
- a CDS encoding heme/hemin ABC transporter substrate-binding protein, which yields MRGRSGVAFMAVLSLLAWAQPYRVVDASGKAVEVRSIERIVSLDGITTEILFALGVGDKVVGRDDSSYYPPQVLRLPSVGYQFRLSAEGILSLKPTLVIGREDVRPPQVVDQLRQAGVAVVLVPAEPSVEGAKRKIRVVAEAVGQAARGDALVRALERDLLALRAFQAQHASRKLRALFLYLRGPGTTFVCGEGSTPVGVMELAGLENAAKGIRECQPMTAESVVAARPDVLVVFKRGLESVGGLEGLLKLPGVAQTPAGQNRRVVAMDDLYLGSFGPRAGRAALDLFRAAYLMDGFVEVGP from the coding sequence ATGAGGGGGCGAAGCGGCGTGGCTTTCATGGCAGTGCTTTCCTTGCTAGCCTGGGCGCAACCCTACCGGGTGGTGGACGCTAGTGGGAAAGCGGTGGAGGTGCGCTCCATTGAGCGCATCGTAAGCCTGGATGGCATTACCACGGAGATCCTCTTTGCCTTGGGTGTAGGGGACAAGGTGGTGGGGCGGGATGACTCCAGTTACTATCCGCCCCAGGTCCTTCGGCTTCCGAGCGTAGGGTACCAGTTCCGTCTCTCTGCCGAGGGCATTCTCTCCTTGAAGCCTACCCTCGTCATTGGCCGGGAGGATGTGCGCCCGCCCCAGGTGGTGGACCAACTCCGGCAAGCTGGGGTGGCGGTTGTCCTGGTGCCTGCCGAACCCAGCGTGGAGGGGGCCAAGCGCAAGATCCGGGTGGTGGCGGAGGCTGTGGGCCAAGCCGCAAGGGGCGATGCTTTGGTGCGGGCTTTGGAGCGGGACCTTTTGGCTTTGCGCGCTTTCCAAGCGCAACACGCTTCCCGAAAGCTACGGGCGCTCTTCCTTTACCTACGGGGACCGGGTACCACCTTCGTGTGCGGCGAGGGCAGTACCCCTGTGGGCGTCATGGAGCTAGCGGGGCTTGAGAACGCCGCCAAGGGCATACGGGAGTGCCAACCCATGACCGCGGAGAGCGTGGTAGCGGCCCGGCCGGATGTCCTTGTGGTCTTCAAAAGGGGCCTGGAGAGCGTGGGGGGCCTCGAGGGCCTTCTCAAACTCCCCGGCGTGGCGCAAACCCCCGCAGGGCAAAACCGCCGCGTGGTGGCCATGGACGACCTTTACTTGGGGAGCTTCGGGCCCCGGGCAGGCCGGGCTGCCCTAGACCTGTTCCGGGCGGCTTACCTGATGGACGGCTTCGTGGAGGTGGGACCGTGA
- a CDS encoding metal ABC transporter substrate-binding protein, producing MRRLLALSLFAASALAQLQVAATTTVLADLVRQVGGNRVRVESVVPPGADPHAFDLRPSTASQLSRVRLLFANGLGLEPYLPKLRALLPPGARVVELAPGMPDPICGLLGLREKGVHLHGDCDPHLWLDPTYALRYAERIAAALARLDPRGEGAYRKNLEAFRQAVEREDQALSACLEGRRLRVVVSHLSLSYLARRYGLEIVGALKDAHGQEGSVRERLALFKEAEAKGVDLVVAEPQLDPAPLRRLAEELGARLVVLYTDALDRRVPTYRDLLRWNRNALCP from the coding sequence ATGAGGAGGCTGCTCGCCCTTAGCCTCTTCGCCGCCTCCGCCCTGGCCCAGCTCCAGGTGGCGGCCACCACCACCGTCTTGGCGGACCTGGTGCGCCAGGTGGGAGGGAATAGGGTCCGGGTGGAGAGCGTAGTGCCCCCCGGGGCCGATCCCCACGCCTTTGACCTGCGGCCTTCCACCGCCTCCCAACTCTCCCGGGTCCGCCTCCTCTTCGCCAACGGCTTGGGCCTGGAGCCTTACCTGCCAAAGCTCAGGGCCCTTCTACCCCCGGGGGCCAGGGTGGTGGAGCTCGCCCCGGGGATGCCCGACCCCATCTGCGGCCTCCTGGGCCTCCGGGAAAAGGGGGTCCACCTCCACGGGGACTGCGACCCCCACCTGTGGCTGGACCCCACCTACGCCCTGCGCTACGCCGAGCGCATTGCGGCGGCGCTCGCCCGCCTGGACCCGAGGGGGGAAGGGGCGTACCGCAAGAACCTCGAGGCCTTCCGCCAAGCGGTGGAGCGGGAGGACCAGGCCCTTTCCGCCTGCCTCGAGGGGAGGCGGCTCAGGGTGGTGGTGAGCCACCTGTCCCTCTCCTACCTGGCGCGGCGCTACGGCCTGGAGATCGTGGGGGCTCTTAAGGACGCCCACGGCCAGGAGGGAAGCGTCCGGGAACGCCTGGCCCTCTTTAAGGAGGCGGAGGCCAAGGGGGTGGACCTGGTGGTGGCGGAGCCCCAACTGGATCCTGCTCCTTTGCGCCGGCTGGCGGAGGAGCTTGGGGCGAGGCTCGTGGTCCTCTACACCGACGCCTTGGACCGGAGGGTGCCCACGTACCGGGACCTCCTCCGTTGGAACCGGAATGCCTTGTGCCCGTAG
- a CDS encoding antibiotic biosynthesis monooxygenase family protein, producing the protein MFVVMNRIPVKPEYAERFEEVFRTRARLVDRMPGFVRNLVLRPKSPGDPYIVLTFWESEEAFRAWTESPEFREGHARSGTLPKEAFAGPNKLELFQIILDSEVEGG; encoded by the coding sequence GTGTTTGTGGTCATGAACCGCATACCGGTAAAACCCGAGTATGCCGAGCGGTTTGAAGAGGTTTTCCGCACCCGGGCCCGCCTCGTGGACCGGATGCCGGGGTTTGTCCGCAACCTGGTTCTGCGGCCCAAGAGCCCAGGGGACCCCTATATCGTCCTCACCTTTTGGGAGAGCGAGGAGGCCTTTCGGGCTTGGACGGAAAGCCCCGAGTTCAGGGAGGGCCACGCGCGAAGCGGTACCTTGCCCAAGGAAGCTTTTGCGGGTCCGAATAAGCTAGAACTTTTCCAGATAATCTTGGACTCGGAGGTGGAAGGTGGTTGA
- a CDS encoding ABC transporter substrate-binding protein yields MRTGKIAGLWVLLGIGLAQSTTITFYYPVGVAGPLARFIEGYVREFEAKNPDIRVNTVFGGNYEENQAKVVAAIKAGNPPDTAILLSQQLYTLLSLDAIEPLDAYIARDPELKQAVNDFFPAFMMNSTLDGKVYSLPFQRSTPILYYNKEAFREAGLDPEKPPATWDELVEYAKRLTKRDAQGRIVRYGVAIPTEDRSTWLLEALTIQAGGLLYDPAGKGCKVLVDTEPVRKGMQFKADLARKHGVSPEGVVAWGTTPGDFTAGKVAMIYHSTGSLGFIRTNARFPFGTAFLPKLVRYGTPTGGANFYLFKGSDPKKREATLRFIKFMTSPELQARWALDSGYVAARRSSWNLPIMQRYLQEWPQAKTARDQLAYARAELPVYNLQQVKDIIAEAEQAVVLGRKDVREATKEAQRRVEEALRPFCR; encoded by the coding sequence ATGAGGACAGGAAAGATAGCCGGCCTTTGGGTTCTGTTGGGGATTGGCCTAGCGCAGAGCACCACCATCACCTTCTACTACCCGGTGGGGGTGGCGGGCCCTCTGGCCCGCTTTATTGAAGGCTACGTCCGCGAGTTTGAGGCCAAGAACCCGGACATCAGGGTAAACACGGTTTTCGGGGGCAACTATGAGGAAAACCAGGCCAAGGTGGTGGCGGCCATAAAGGCGGGAAACCCACCGGATACGGCCATCTTGCTTTCGCAACAACTCTACACCCTCCTCTCGTTGGATGCCATAGAGCCCTTGGACGCCTACATCGCCAGGGACCCCGAGCTAAAGCAGGCGGTAAACGACTTCTTTCCCGCCTTCATGATGAACTCCACCCTGGATGGAAAGGTCTATAGCCTCCCCTTCCAGCGCTCCACGCCCATCCTCTACTACAACAAAGAGGCTTTCCGAGAAGCAGGGCTAGACCCGGAAAAACCCCCCGCCACCTGGGACGAGCTGGTGGAGTACGCCAAGCGCCTCACCAAGCGGGACGCCCAAGGGCGCATCGTACGCTACGGAGTAGCCATTCCCACCGAGGACCGTTCCACGTGGCTCCTTGAAGCCCTCACCATCCAAGCAGGGGGTCTGCTTTACGACCCCGCAGGAAAGGGGTGCAAGGTCCTGGTGGACACGGAACCGGTGCGTAAAGGGATGCAGTTCAAAGCCGATCTCGCCCGGAAGCACGGGGTAAGCCCCGAGGGGGTGGTGGCCTGGGGGACCACCCCGGGAGACTTCACCGCCGGCAAGGTGGCTATGATCTACCACTCCACGGGCTCCTTGGGCTTTATCCGAACCAACGCCCGCTTCCCCTTCGGCACCGCTTTCCTTCCCAAACTGGTGCGGTACGGGACCCCCACGGGCGGAGCCAACTTCTACCTCTTCAAGGGCTCCGATCCCAAGAAGCGGGAAGCCACCCTCCGATTTATCAAATTCATGACAAGCCCGGAACTCCAAGCACGGTGGGCTTTGGACTCGGGGTATGTGGCCGCCCGCCGTTCCAGTTGGAACCTCCCCATCATGCAGAGGTACCTCCAGGAGTGGCCCCAGGCCAAGACAGCTCGCGACCAACTGGCCTACGCCCGGGCTGAGCTTCCCGTCTACAACCTCCAGCAGGTCAAGGACATCATCGCGGAGGCGGAACAGGCGGTGGTCCTGGGCCGGAAGGACGTGCGGGAGGCCACGAAGGAGGCCCAAAGGCGGGTGGAGGAGGCCTTAAGGCCCTTCTGCCGCTGA
- a CDS encoding ferritin-like domain-containing protein, with amino-acid sequence MEFLPRNQLAILRLLNALEDAFVGAYLGALPLIANKDILKAGGRSSATRPLTAPRCGLPASF; translated from the coding sequence GTGGAGTTTCTCCCTAGAAACCAGCTCGCCATTCTGCGCTTACTCAACGCTTTGGAGGACGCTTTTGTGGGGGCATACCTAGGGGCTTTGCCCCTCATCGCCAACAAGGACATCCTGAAGGCGGGGGGGCGATCCTCGGCAACGAGGCCGCTCACCGCGCCACGGTGCGGGCTTCCCGCATCCTTTTAG